CGGGCGCAGGGAAATGGAGTGGTGTCGGTGAGATCGGTCATCGGGCAAATCGGTATGTGGGGGACGGCGGGCAACGACGCTTCGCACGCGCCGCGAGCGCTGATACGGCGCGCTACGTTTCCTTTCGAGTATCGCACGCCGGGTGCGCCTGCAGAATGCGAGCAAATTCATGGCCCGCCATGAACCTTACGGGACGGCTTCAGCGCGCGCCACCTGGCCGTTCGGCCAGGCTACGCGCGAATCGGCGCCGCGTTACACTCAATGCTTCGCCGCGTCGGAGCGGCTCAACAAAAGACGGAGAACGGAATGGGTTACGTGTTTGCGCCAGCGCCGGTGACGGCAGTGCCAGTCGTCGGATCGGACGATCAATTCGCGGTGCGCCGCATTTACTGCGTCGGCCGCAATTACGAGGCGCACGCGCGTGAAATGGGCCATGATCCCGATCGCGAACCGCCGTTCTTCTTCGCCAAGCCCGCCGACGCGGTGCTGTATGTCGCGCCGGGCGCAACGGGCGAATTTCCGTATCCCGCGCAGTCGAAGAATGTGCACTTCGAGATGGAACTCGTCGCGGCAATCGGCAAGGCAGGCAAGAACATCTCGGCAGACAGCGCGCTCGATCACGTCTACGGCTACGCGCTCGGTCTCGACATGACGCGCCGCGACCTGCAGGCGGAAGCGAAGAAGCTGGGCCGTCCGTGGGACACCGCAAAGGGCTTCGACCATTCGGCGCCGCTCGGCCCGATCCATCCTGTTTCGAAAGTCGGTCACGTCGGCAAGGGTGCGATCTGGCTGACCGTCAACGGCGAGGAAAAGCAGCGTTCGGACGTGTCGCAACTGATCTGGTCCATCCCCGAAACGATCGCGTATCTGTCGACGCTCTTCGAACTGCAACCGGGCGACCTGATTTTCACGGGCACGCCGGAAGGCGTCGGCGCAATCGTGAAGGGTGATCTGATGAAGGGCGGCGTGGACGGGCTGGGCGAGTTCAGCGTGCGCGTGGTCTGACGTCGCCAACGCCATTCAGGGGGAGAACAACACAATGAAGCTGTACAGCTACTTTCGCAGTTCGGCATCGTATCGCGTGCGTATCGCGCTGAACCTGAAGAACCTGCCTTACGAGTACCTGCCCGTGCATCTGTTGCGCGGCGGCGGCGAGCAGTTCAAGCCCGAGTACCGCAAGCTCAATCACGATGCCGTCGTTCCCACGCTGGTGGACGGCGACAATGTGATCACGCAGTCGCTCGCGATCATCGAGTATCTCGACGAGACGCATCCCGAGCCGCCGCTGCTGCCGTCGAAGCCCGTCGATCGCGCGTATGTCCGCTCGATCGTTCAGCAACTCGCGTGCGAGATTCATCCGTTGAACAATCTGCGCGTGCTGAAGTATCTGAAGCGCACCGTGGGCGTGAACGACGAGGTGAAGGACGCGTGGTATCGCCACTGGATCAGCTCGGGCTTTGCCGCGCTCGAAGAATATCTTGTTGCGGACGGCCGCGCGGGCAAGCTGTGCTTCGGCGATACGCCCACCATCGCCGATATCTGCCTCGTGCCGCAGGTGTTCAACGCGAACCGCTTCAATGTCGATATGAATCCGTATCCGACTATCCGGCGTATCTGCGAGCACGCGAACACGCTTGATGCGTTCGCGCGCGCGGAACCCGGCGTGCAGCCCGATGCCGAGTGAAGCTCTGAAGCAATGAAAAAAGGGCGTCATGCGAATGCATGACGCCCCTTGTCTTTCAACCGCTGTCAGCTTCAGAAGATCACAACATCAACCCAGCAACGCATCCGAAAACTCTTCGGCGCTGAACGGCTGCAAGTCTTCGACCTTCTCGCCGACTCCGATAAAGTACACAGGCACGGGGCGTTGCCGCGCGATCGCCGCGAGAATGCCGCCCTTCGCCGTGCCATCGAGCTTCGTCACGATCAGGCCAGTCAGGCCGAGCGCATCGTCGAAAGCCTTCACTTGCGCGAGCGCGTTCTGACCGGTGTTGGCGTCGATGACGAGCAGCACCTCATGCGGCGCGCCGTCCATCGCCTTGCCGACCACGCGCTTCACCTTGCGCAGTTCTTCCATCAGATGAAGCTGCGTCGGCAGACGGCCGGCCGTGTCCGCCATCACCACGTTGATCTTGCGGGCGCGCGCGGCACCGACGGCATCGAAAATCACCGCGGCGGGGTCGCCGCTTTCCTGCTGCACGACGGTCACGTTGTTGCGCTGGCCCCAGATCGCGAGCTGTTCGCGCGCGGCGGCGCGGAACGTGTCGCCCGCAGCGAGCAGCACAGACTGATTGAAGTGCTGCATATGCTTCGCAAGCTTGCCGATGCTGGTGGTTTTGCCTGCGCCGTT
The DNA window shown above is from Paraburkholderia sp. PGU19 and carries:
- the ftsY gene encoding signal recognition particle-docking protein FtsY, with the translated sequence MFSFFKRFKGSKAPDDTPEAPQADSADVGMQDVAEPKAPAAARSQAVPDSADAPEFDPNYVPDAADFEDADDEAAEIIPPPVPEAAEKRSWLTRLRSGLSKTSSSITGIFVGAKIDEDLYEELETALLMSDAGVDATEFLLEALREKVRAERLTDPQQVKGALRTLLVELLKPLEKSLTLGHYQPTVMMIAGVNGAGKTTSIGKLAKHMQHFNQSVLLAAGDTFRAAAREQLAIWGQRNNVTVVQQESGDPAAVIFDAVGAARARKINVVMADTAGRLPTQLHLMEELRKVKRVVGKAMDGAPHEVLLVIDANTGQNALAQVKAFDDALGLTGLIVTKLDGTAKGGILAAIARQRPVPVYFIGVGEKVEDLQPFSAEEFSDALLG
- the maiA gene encoding maleylacetoacetate isomerase, which produces MKLYSYFRSSASYRVRIALNLKNLPYEYLPVHLLRGGGEQFKPEYRKLNHDAVVPTLVDGDNVITQSLAIIEYLDETHPEPPLLPSKPVDRAYVRSIVQQLACEIHPLNNLRVLKYLKRTVGVNDEVKDAWYRHWISSGFAALEEYLVADGRAGKLCFGDTPTIADICLVPQVFNANRFNVDMNPYPTIRRICEHANTLDAFARAEPGVQPDAE
- a CDS encoding fumarylacetoacetate hydrolase family protein, with the translated sequence MGYVFAPAPVTAVPVVGSDDQFAVRRIYCVGRNYEAHAREMGHDPDREPPFFFAKPADAVLYVAPGATGEFPYPAQSKNVHFEMELVAAIGKAGKNISADSALDHVYGYALGLDMTRRDLQAEAKKLGRPWDTAKGFDHSAPLGPIHPVSKVGHVGKGAIWLTVNGEEKQRSDVSQLIWSIPETIAYLSTLFELQPGDLIFTGTPEGVGAIVKGDLMKGGVDGLGEFSVRVV